In Thermodesulfovibrionales bacterium, the DNA window GCTGACAAGATAAAATTTTCTCCGAAGTTTGGATCCCTGCAGGGGTAAGAGTCTGATGCGGCCCTCCTGTGTAGCCTTGAAGACAGACCATTTTGAAACAAAAGCTACCCCCAAACCCGATTGCACCATCTGGACGATCAACTCCGGATTCCCCAGGGTCATGGCTATCCTTATCTGCCCAAGGTTTACTCCGAGCCTTAGAAGGAAACCGTCGATCAATTCTCTCGTGCCCGAGCCTGTCTCGGGCATGATAAATGGCTGAGATAGGAGGTCTTCTGCGGTGAGCGTCTTTATCTTTGTCAGGGGATTGTCGTCTGACGCTATGATAACTATCTCGTCCTCTGCAATCTCCTCTATGAAGACCGAGGATTTCTTTGCCCCTCCCCCGATGACCCCTATATCGATCTTGCCCTCATGAAGATCATTCATTATGCTCATGGTGGACGATACCGAAAGGTCCACCTTCACCTCGGGATATTCCCTCGAAAAGCCATAGAATACCTGAGGGAGCAGATACGTTGCAGCAGTAATGTCTGCGCCTATGGCCAACGCGCCCTTCACTTTTTGCATCAGGGCGAGGATATCATCTTCCATCTTCTTGAACTGCTCGAGAATCCGTTTCGCATGCTCGTAGAGAAGCCGTCCGGCGGGTGTCGGTATCACCGTTTTGGCCTTTCTGATAAAGAGTTGTACGCCCAGCTCGTCCTCAAGTTTCTTTACGAGATGGCTCATTGCAGACTGAGTCATGAATTTTGCCTCAGCAGCTTTTGAGAAGCTCTTCATCTCAATGGCGAGGCAGAATGCCCTTAACCTGTGGTCTTCCATGAAATCTCCGCGCGCCTCTCTATCTCTATAGGGTCTCTCCGAGAGTCATTGTACCACGAACCAATATGAAAGATTTTCATATGAGGAATGATTGGAATAAATTTGACCAAGTCGGTTGAGAATAACTATGCTGAAAAAACAATGAGCAAGGAGGTGTGGCATGAGTAAGGCAAAGCTGATTATTGCTTCAACCACAAGTACCCAGAATTCCGGTCTCTTTGATATTCTGCTGCCGGCTTATGAGAAATCGTCTCGTTATGATCTAAGAGTGGAAGTAATTGCGGTCGGAACGGGCAGGGCTATCAGGGTTGCAAAGAAGGGAGAGGCAGACATGCTCTTTGTCCATGATCCCTTCAGGGAGGAGAAGTTTATAGCAGAAGGATACGGCGTGAACAGAAGGGCTGTTATGCATAACGATTTTGTCCTCCTTGGACCCGGCAGAGACCCTGCCGGCATTAAGGGCGTAAAAAGCGCGATCGATGCCTTCGAGCTCGTCGCCGAGTCCGGCTCTTCTTTCGTCTCCCGCGGAGATGATTCAGGCACGAACATAAAGGAATTGGACATCTGGGATGACGCCGGGGTGAATCCGAAGGGAAAGGGCTGGTATTTTGAGACAGGCAGTAAGATGGGGGACACCCTTCTCGTGGCGAACCAGAAAGTGGCATATACACTCTGTGACAGGGGGACCTTCCTCAATTATGAATCCAAACTATCTTTAAAGGTCCTTTTTGAAGGAGATCCGCTCTTAAAGAACCGCTACAGCGTGATAGCAGTAAATCCCGACAAATTTCCCGACGCCCGGTACAGGGAGGCGATGGATTTCATCGCTTTTGTCACGTCACCGGAGGGACAGCGTATCATCGCTGATTACAAGAAGCATGGCGTCAACCTCTTCTATCCCGATGCGGTTTCATCTGGTATAAAAAAGAAAAAGTAACGCCGGAAGAAGAGGAGGACAGATGAGATTCGGTGGCTTGTTCGTTTGCGGCATGCTTATGCAGAGCAGTACGATGAATAAGGAGGGACTATGGTTAAGGTAGCAACACTGCTTTTCGTGTCGGGAATCTGCGCCCTTGTCTTGGGCATACTGCCGGTATCTGCCGGGACCGAGATCATCTGTGCGTCGACCACGAGCACGGAGAATTCCGGGCTCTTTGATTACCTGCTGCCCCAATTCGAAAAAAAGACCGGCATCAAGGTGAAGGTCGTTGCGAGAGGCACGGGGGCGGCCATCGAGATGGGAAAGCGAGGGGACGCCGATGTCGCCTTCGTCCATGCGAAGGAGCAGGAGCTGAAGGCTGTCGAAGAAGGATTTTTTGTGAACCGTCATGATGTTATGTATAACGATTTTGTCATCATAGGCCCTCCTGATGATCCCGCGAAGATAAAGGGAATGAAGTCTGCCGCCGAGGCCTTCAGGCGGATCGCGGATTCAGGATCTTCCTTCGTTTCTCGCGGAGACAATTCCGGCACCCACACCAAGGAACTGTCTATCTGGAAAAAAGACGGGATAGAGCCGAAGGGTCAGAAGTGGTATCTCGAAGTGGGCCAGGGGATGGAAAAGACCCAGAGGATCGCGAATGAGAAGCGGGCTTACACCCTGACCGACAGGGGGACATGGCTCGCGACGAAAGACAAGGACCGACTCGAAATGGTGGTCGTCCTTGAAGGAGATCCTATCCTCTTTAATCAATATGGCGTGATGGCGGTGAATCCGGAAAAGCATAAGCACGCTAAATATAAAGAGGCGACGGAATTTATCAACTGGCTGATATCGAAAGAAGGCCAGCAGGCCATCGCCTCTTTCAAGGACAGCCACGGCAACGCCCTTTTCATCCCCGATGCGAAATAAGGGTGTGCCGGATGCTTGCCTGAACTGAAACACAGAGGCAGCTCTGAAAGTCGAGAGATGAGGCG includes these proteins:
- a CDS encoding selenium metabolism-associated LysR family transcriptional regulator, producing MEDHRLRAFCLAIEMKSFSKAAEAKFMTQSAMSHLVKKLEDELGVQLFIRKAKTVIPTPAGRLLYEHAKRILEQFKKMEDDILALMQKVKGALAIGADITAATYLLPQVFYGFSREYPEVKVDLSVSSTMSIMNDLHEGKIDIGVIGGGAKKSSVFIEEIAEDEIVIIASDDNPLTKIKTLTAEDLLSQPFIMPETGSGTRELIDGFLLRLGVNLGQIRIAMTLGNPELIVQMVQSGLGVAFVSKWSVFKATQEGRIRLLPLQGSKLRRKFYLVSPQKEPATMVAKTFRNFVRKYRFFVPF
- a CDS encoding substrate-binding domain-containing protein, with the protein product MSKAKLIIASTTSTQNSGLFDILLPAYEKSSRYDLRVEVIAVGTGRAIRVAKKGEADMLFVHDPFREEKFIAEGYGVNRRAVMHNDFVLLGPGRDPAGIKGVKSAIDAFELVAESGSSFVSRGDDSGTNIKELDIWDDAGVNPKGKGWYFETGSKMGDTLLVANQKVAYTLCDRGTFLNYESKLSLKVLFEGDPLLKNRYSVIAVNPDKFPDARYREAMDFIAFVTSPEGQRIIADYKKHGVNLFYPDAVSSGIKKKK
- a CDS encoding extracellular solute-binding protein; the encoded protein is MVKVATLLFVSGICALVLGILPVSAGTEIICASTTSTENSGLFDYLLPQFEKKTGIKVKVVARGTGAAIEMGKRGDADVAFVHAKEQELKAVEEGFFVNRHDVMYNDFVIIGPPDDPAKIKGMKSAAEAFRRIADSGSSFVSRGDNSGTHTKELSIWKKDGIEPKGQKWYLEVGQGMEKTQRIANEKRAYTLTDRGTWLATKDKDRLEMVVVLEGDPILFNQYGVMAVNPEKHKHAKYKEATEFINWLISKEGQQAIASFKDSHGNALFIPDAK